One window of Flavobacterium ammonificans genomic DNA carries:
- the atpE gene encoding ATP synthase F0 subunit C, whose amino-acid sequence MQIPTIVGAGLIVIGAGLGIGKIGGSAMDAIARQPEASGKIQTAMLIAAALIEGIGFAALFAA is encoded by the coding sequence ATGCAAATTCCAACTATTGTAGGAGCAGGATTAATTGTTATCGGAGCAGGTTTAGGTATTGGTAAAATTGGTGGTTCAGCAATGGACGCTATTGCTCGTCAACCAGAAGCTTCAGGAAAAATCCAAACAGCTATGCTTATTGCAGCTGCACTTATTGAAGGTATTGGTTTCGCTGCGTTATTCGCTGCTTAA